One Tolypothrix bouteillei VB521301 DNA window includes the following coding sequences:
- a CDS encoding Mo-dependent nitrogenase C-terminal domain-containing protein, whose amino-acid sequence METVNHTHTHPNYHPPNNKKSGSFDILYPLRRLVDKIQIRNARLAHLLCQLIPCCCPFERDIKLFGRTFHIPPLCKLNPLYDEFVALRFRALSYLADECGEDITKYIC is encoded by the coding sequence ATGGAAACTGTAAATCACACCCACACTCATCCAAACTATCATCCACCAAACAACAAAAAATCTGGCTCCTTTGATATTTTATATCCTTTGCGCCGTTTGGTAGATAAAATTCAAATTAGAAATGCTCGCCTCGCTCATCTTCTTTGTCAACTGATTCCTTGCTGTTGTCCGTTTGAGCGAGATATTAAATTATTTGGACGTACTTTCCACATTCCGCCGCTTTGTAAACTCAATCCTTTGTATGACGAGTTTGTTGCTTTGCGTTTCCGTGCTTTATCTTATTTAGCTGATGAATGTGGAGAAGATATTACGAAATATATTTGCTAA